From Cuculus canorus isolate bCucCan1 chromosome 7, bCucCan1.pri, whole genome shotgun sequence, one genomic window encodes:
- the ZNF503 gene encoding zinc finger protein 503 — protein sequence MITSPSLSAIRSSKRSSSEPGGSPRRSAADLLLLAGPNGNLGNNGSSSSSSAKPCFHAVPPSDPLRQANRLPIKVLKMLTARTGHILHPEYLQPLPSTPVSPIELDAKKSPLALLAQTCSQIGKPDPSPSSKLSSVTSNGSGGDKDSKSGPLKLSDIGVEDKSSFKPYSKPGSEKKEPGGAGAPAAGVVAAGGEKSGFRVPSATCQPFTPRTGSPSSSNSACSPGLLPPPDGKAPADDKKDAEGCGKSGGSGSEGGAASIGHSRISVSCAGINVEVNQHQESAPGSKPIASDSASSCSSTTATSSTSVLGSGLVAPVSPYKPGQTVFPLPPAGMSYPGTLAGAYAGYPPQFLPHGVALDPTKSSSLVGAQLAGSLGCSKPAGSSPLAGASPPSVMTASLCRDPYCLSYHCASHLAGATGASCAHDQALKSGYPLVYPTHPLHGVHSSLTGATPPSLAGHPLYPYGFMLPNDPQPHICNWVSANGPCDKRFATSEELLSHLRTHTAFPGTDKLLSGYPSSSSLASAAAAAMACHMHIPTTGAPGSPGTLALRSPHHALGLGSRYHPYSKSPLPTPGAPVPVPAATGPYYSPYALYGQRLTTASALGYQ from the exons ATGATCACATCGCCCTCGCTTTCTGCTATCAGAAGTAGCAAGCGCAGCAGCAGCGAGCCCGGAGGCAGCCCCCGCCGCAGCGCCGCcgacctcctcctcctcgccggGCCGAACGGGAACCTTGGGAATAacgggagcagcagcagcagcagcgccaaGCCCTGCTTCCACGCCGTGCCCCCCTCGGACCCGCTACGCCAAGCCAATCGCCTTCCCATCAAAGTCTTGAAGATGCTCACGGCGCGGACTGGACACATTTTACACCCCGAGTACCTCCAGCCTTTGCCCTCCACGCCCGTCAGCCCCATCGAG CTGGATGCAAAGAAGAGTCCCCTGGCCCTTCTGGCGCAAACTTGCTCGCAAATCGGAAAGCCGgacccctccccatcctccaaACTCTCCTCGGTCACCTCCAATGGCTCGGGAGGCGACAAGGACTCCAAGTCGGGCCCTTTGAAGCTGAGCGACATCGGCGTGGAGGACAAATCCAGCTTCAAGCCGTACTCCAAGCCCGGCTCGGAGAAGAAGGAGCCGGGGGGCGCGGGTGCCCCCGCGGCGGGGGTTGTGGCTGCCGGGGGGGAGAAATCGGGATTCCGGGTTCCGAGCGCCACCTGCCAGCCGTTCACCCCCAGGAcaggcagccccagctccagcaaCTCCGCCTGCTCGCCGGGGCTGCTCCCGCCGCCCGACGGCAAAGCCCCCGCCGACGACAAGAAGGACGCCGAGGGCTGCGGGAAGAGCGGCGGCTCCGGGTCCGAGGGAGGCGCCGCCAGCATCGGCCACAGCCGGATTAGCGTCAGCTGCGCCGGGATTAACGTGGAGGTCAACCAGCACCAGGAGAGCGCGCCGGGCTCCAAGCCCATCGCTTCGGACTCcgcctcctcctgcagcagcaccaccgccacctcctccacctccgtGCTGGGCTCCGGCCTCGTGGCCCCCGTATCCCCCTACAAACCGGGCCAGACCGTGTTCCCGCTGCCCCCGGCGGGCATGAGCTACCCGGGGACGCTGGCCGGCGCCTACGCGGGGTACCCGCCGCAGTTCCTGCCGCACGGGGTGGCCCTGGACCCCACCAAATCCTCCAGCCTGGTGGGCGCGCAGCTGGCcggcagcctgggctgcagcaagcCCGCGGGGTCGAGCCCGCTGGCGGGCGCTTCGCCGCCGTCGGTGATGACGGCCAGCCTGTGCCGAGACCCCTACTGCCTGAGCTACCACTGCGCCAGCCACCTGGCCGGGGCCACCGGCGCCTCCTGCGCCCACGACCAAGCCCTCAAGTCCGGATACCCCCTGGTGTACCCCACGCACCCTTTGCACGGTGTCCACTCCTCGCTGACCGGCGCCACGCCGCCCTCGCTGGCCGGCCACCCTTTGTACCCTTACGGCTTCATGCTCCCCAACGACCCCCAGCCGCACATCTGCAACTGGGTGTCTGCCAACGGACCCTGCGACAAGCGCTTCGCCACCTCGGAGGAGCTGCTTAGCCACTTGCGGACCCATACTGCCTTCCCGGGCACCGATAAACTCCTCTCGGGCTACCCCAGCTCCTCGTCGCTCGCCAGCGCGGCCGCCGCAGCCATGGCTTGCCACATGCACATCCCCACGACGGGAGCCCCGGGCAGCCCGGGCACGCTGGCTCTGCGCAGCCCGCACCACGCGCTGGGACTCGGCAGCCGCTACCACCCTTACTCCAAGAGCCCCCTGCCCACCCCCGGGGCCCCCGTCCCCGTCCCCGCCGCCACCGGACCCTACTACTCCCCTTACGCGCTCTACGGGCAGAGACTGACCACAGCCTCGGCCCTGGGGTACCAGTGA